In Gossypium hirsutum isolate 1008001.06 chromosome A10, Gossypium_hirsutum_v2.1, whole genome shotgun sequence, the DNA window TTTTCAAATGAACCAACAATTACATGGAGCACGATATGGACCCTTGGATCCTTTTGAAGAAACCCATGAATTAAGGGGATTGAAATGAACCACACGTGGGGCTCACATTAGAAGGAGCATAAAAGGACAAGGCTAGTTGGGTTCTCTTACTCCTTAAGAGTTATGACCAAAACCAAGAGTTTTCTTACACGTTTGTCTAAGAAACCACCCCCCTTCTCAACGTAAAGCAAGCAATGGAATGAGTTGGGAGACAGAGTAGGGAGTTGTTTTGCTGTTTGGTCTCTCTATATAAAAGGTCTCcctctttgttcttcttctcCATATTACCCCCCCATAAAACCCACTGAACTTATTCCAATCTCACATGGGCTACTTTCCTTGATTTTCAATCTCAAGTTTTCTGAGAATTTTCAAATATGGAAAGTCAAAACTTTGTTGCGAATGGAGGGGTTAAGATGCCCATTGGCTTCAGATTCCATCCTACAGATGAAGAGCTTGTGGTTCATTACTTGAAGAGAAAGGCTTTGTGCCTTCCATTACCAGCTTCTGTCATTCCTGAGTTTGATGTTTTTCAGACTATTCCTTGGAGCATGCCAGGTTTGTTGCccattaatttctatttttctttgagGATTCCATGCTTTAGTTATGGAGTATATAGGAACAAtgtctatatatacatatatatatttgctggTTGAGAATTTGTGGTATAGAATACAAGTGGTACTTCTCATGTTATCTAAAAGAAATTAACTTTTTGTGGGGGGTTTTTTAGGTGATATGAAAGAAAGCAAGTATTTCTTTAGCACCAGACATGACAGCTTCATTAACAACAAATGCAAGAGAGCAGCTGGTTCTGGTTACTGGAAGCCCATTGGCAAAGAGAAGCCAATTTTAGCTTCTGGAACGAATCAAGTAGTTGGGATGAGAAGAGCTTTTATTTTCTGTCAAAGGAAGTGTTCTAATGGGACTCAGACTCGGTGGCTCTTGCATCAATATCGCCTTGTTGACTCAATGCCAACTCTTGATTCAACTCAGGTAATTAATATAAGTTGCAAGTAACCCCAAATATTGATTAGAACCATAATCTTAGCAATGGGTTTCCCATGTTTGCAGATATCCAGGAGTGAAATGTGTGGACCAGATTGGTTAGTTTTCCGAGTGTTTCAAAGGAAGAGAAGCAGAAGAGGTAAAAAACATGAAGTGGTTTCTCACAAAAGTGAGACCAGTAGTGCAATGAACATGCCTAGTTGTATTGATTTTACAGTGGAAGACAGCTCTGTGTTTGGTCCTCCTCCTCAACCTACTTCACCAAGTTCAACTGAAATCACTGAGGTTTCATCCCATGGACTAGATCAAGAAGAAAGCAGTGCTTTCATTACTAGTTACTATTCTAATGGTTGTATGAGGAACcggtaaaaaaaaaaatacaagttccaCTAAACTTTGTATCAGATACCTTTTAACTGTTGTGAAACAAATGAGAAAAAATGGGCAAAAAGGACTTGAGAAATTGTGTTCTGCAAGCAAATCCCAAACCagcttcctttcttttctctttttttttttccttacaaATTTGAAGCAATTATGATGATAGGGAAAGTGGTGGCATAAATTATTGCTCAGTATCTAAGCTTTTACCATCAAGAAGATGATCAAAAGTAGATAATACTATGAAACAAATACATACAAAATAGAAGGCATCCAAGGAAAGAAAGGTTCTGCATTATCTAATCATAGCATGGTGTCAATGGTGATTGGAAGCTAAGGGCATCCGCACATGCTGATTCTCCCTTACGTTACAAGAACTCAATACCCTCCTAAAATATGTTTTCCACTTATCGAATCTATGTGACTTTCTCAGGCTTCTGTTGTTCTCATCATTTCAAGGTTTTCAGCCACACTTGCAAAGTAAAAAAGAGATTCTCTTACTGTCTTTCAATTCAAAAGGATTCTCTTTAAATATTGTGGTTAGGAATGGAACACAAACAAAGATAACATTTATTACATTTGCAGTTACGATAAATAAACATAACATTGTCGAAAACACGTCGCAATTCGAGCATTATAAACTGCAGAAAATGGATTTGTTAGTTTAGATATGATGAAACAAAGCGTGCAATCTCCTCAGTAGGACCCAAATGCAAGTTGGTTCAATTACAACGCACATCACAATGTCTATACTGCATGTAATGTACAACAGAGGACAGTAGATTTGAGATGATAGCTACCTAATTCATATCCTTACTACATATATATGCATTGAGATGAAAACATATTACCTCAACcaacattttttatttgtttgtttgattattttttttaccaCATTTGGACAAAACGACACTGAGTAGATATAAGTTGCATGACTATTGTATGATTTGGATAAGAATCTGTGAATTCAAAAGTTATCAAGTCTCTAAGGAAAACCCCAATAAGCAGTTTCTTGCTTGTCATAGAGTGTGTTGACATTAACATGAAGCCAATTTGGTGTAAGGGAAGTACTAAAAAATAGTTGGCAGCTTGCGTTGTGAGAGGTAGGGTTGCTACACAACTGCCGACCAAAGTTTCTTGTGGCAGTGGTTAAAGACGCCAAGAGAGAGATATGTGGGGTTGACTTGCGGCGTTTATTGCTGACTTAGATGGTTCCATTCTGTTTTGTGACTTAAGATTGAATCCACAGGGGCCTTAATGAACATACAAACAAATTATGCAAGCAATTAAAGAATATGGTTGTAAAAATACATGCAAGATGTGCTAACATCTGTAACTCTTTTTAAGGCATTCAACTTTGGGAGTTATGCCTCGTATTTTTCGACTTTTTTTTCCCaattaactttgtttttaatttctcacttaaactttgattagtgtagattattttaatattagtatTTCATTTAAACTCTTGTTCGTGTATGTTATTTTACTATTATCTTAGCTACaaattttgcctataaatagaccCTTTTTCACCTTAGAAAGATAATTCATTACACATTCAGATATTAGCCTTTTACAAGCTTTTAGAGAAGTTTGTGTgtacgttttgagggtttttatttCGGATATTAAGGTTTAATTTTATCTCTATCATTTGTACTATTCGTTTTTTGCCGTTTCAGTGAAATTATATTTGcctgtaattttttattttcttcaaaggagttttttcacgtaaaatatttatgtttgatcttttcaaatttttttttattttacttgtttgcTGCTTAAACTGGATTTATCCCCAACACAACCTTTGATGCTCCTTGGCATTCTATTCCTCGGTATTGAAATTGCTAAATCAAGAAGAAAATACTTTGGAAGATATGTTATAAACCACATATATTCTAAATAAGGGTTATTATGAacataaattattttgaatataaacGATCAAAATGATTAATTAAGCAGTCAAATAACATAACTAACCTCAAAAAGCCAAAGATGCAATGTAATCCCTCGAGTCACCTATGGTTATTCTTAGGTAATCCCACAATTCTCGTTGGAtctctcattttatttttatctttgcaTGCAAACTTCATTATCAAAAGAAAGGTCGTGGACTCTTTCCTTTGCTCACCTGAATTATTAGATTATACCCTTCGCCTCCTTTTGCATGTCCCTCTCCCTCTTTTAATGGGTTGTGGAATTTCCAGATTCGACATCACCAAAGAGGGAGACGCCTCGCAGTTATACACTCAATTAAGCCTCGTTCATCGACCCAATGACCGTGCCATTATTCATAGTCACCTTGTTTCAAAGAAACCGTTACCCAACAAGAGGGAAGAGCATGCAAAAGGAGAAGGTATTCATAATAAGAAGGTGAATCCCGAGGAAAAAGGAATCAAACAAAGGGAAAAGGAAGAGGCCTTCGTTGATAAACAAGGTTTTGAGGATGATGTATATGATAGAGACGATGACATTTCATACACACGATCACCAAGTTTTAGGGTATACTGCATTCCATCTCAATCTGACGATGGTAATAATGAATGTGATTGTAATATAGAGGAAATAAAGGACGACCAACAGGTACATGTTGAAAATGACAAGAAGGTATGCATAAACGGCTTGTGGTTTTTGTTGAAGGGAGGTTGTACTCTTTCTTTGGAGAAATCTTTGAGGTGTCGTTCACTTGGGAGTCATTAGATCTCTCAACGAAAGGTATTGTCTTTGTGTTGGGGTTGTGTCCCCAACTTTTGTAGAGAGCCACTATACGGTTCACAGAAGGGCGCCTCATGTGATAGAGATACAACCTGAGGCACGTACATTCTTCATAATTAATATTTGCACAATACTAACACCTCTCCCATGAGTTTTACTGATCGTAACTCTAGCAATCGAGGTGCCCTTTTCCATGAACCATACGGCAACTCTCCGTGGAGGCTTGGGGACAAAATCTCGACACAGGAACAATAACTTTTGTTGAGGGGATTTGTTAACTCCCAAGCGGATGACACTTTAAAGACTTCTCTCAAAAGAGAGTCTAATTTCCtctcaataattttaaaatttttttaagttaccaGTCCAAGTAGAGTTTTTTGCACTTTCATTCTATAAACCTACTAGAGCTCTCATAGAATGTATGCATGCATATATTGTTTTTCAAGTTAATAAAGTACTAATATTTGGTTTGTTTAAGCAGAGATCAAGTATAGGACGAGGGAAGACAAAtggcaaaggagaagaaaaaaaagattttcaAGATCCATATATTTCGAAATATATTCCACTCCTCATGTTAGCAGCATTGAGAAAAAAGGCTTTCTTGGTGGTACATGCTAGAACAAATACAGAGAtgtgttttttcttttctatcaTATAGAACAGGAAAAGTGATGTATGAGGTTTCTTCACAGGAACAGAATGGTTGTCCAGGTTAGTTTAGGGAGCAAGGATACAGATACCTAAGAGGGGTATGAGAACCATACGGGTATTACCGGTTCATGTAATTTTCGAAGCTACCATGTAACTTGTTAGTCTAGTAGTGGTAGCCTTGCTTCTCAAAACCATACGGGTATTACCTGATCATGTAATTTTCTCTTATATTCCCTTCTATTCTTTCATTTAACTCAAttctatattttagatttttggggttgttttcctttttaacaCACATCTCAAATGGTTACTTATTACCAACTTTTTGTATTTGAAAAACAATACAAATCTGGGTAAAATTATTACCCACATTtggattacattttattttttttactcaaataatAGGCAAATTAACCTTTATATgttaccaaaaaaaatataaattgctTATTCTGTTAAATGATAACATAGAAAGAAATAATCAAGGTggaactatttttttttttgaacaaaagAAATAGAAGTATGGTAGGCACCTGTACTAGGAGTTATATTGCATTTTGTCCCTTCAACTGAAAAgcatgggcaaattagtccctctaaattaaatcaaatagcaatctggtcattctattaaaaatctCATTCTTTTTTATAGTTAAGAGTTGACAAGGTTAATGAAGCAACCAGACAGTGACACATAGTGTGTCACACATGCTTGATGCTAAcatgttaatatttaaaaaaaattaaaaatctgtaaaaaaa includes these proteins:
- the LOC107896095 gene encoding uncharacterized protein isoform X3, yielding MGCGISRFDITKEGDASQLYTQLSLVHRPNDRAIIHSHLVSKKPLPNKREEHAKGEGIHNKKVNPEEKGIKQREKEEAFVDKQGFEDDVYDRDDDISYTRSPSFRVYCIPSQSDDGNNECDCNIEEIKDDQQVHVENDKKRSSIGRGKTNGKGEEKKDFQDPYISKYIPLLMLAALRKKAFLVEQNGCPG
- the LOC107896095 gene encoding uncharacterized protein isoform X1 is translated as MGCGISRFDITKEGDASQLYTQLSLVHRPNDRAIIHSHLVSKKPLPNKREEHAKGEGIHNKKVNPEEKGIKQREKEEAFVDKQGFEDDVYDRDDDISYTRSPSFRVYCIPSQSDDGNNECDCNIEEIKDDQQVHVENDKKRSSIGRGKTNGKGEEKKDFQDPYISKYIPLLMLAALRKKAFLVVHARTNTEMCFFFSII
- the LOC107896095 gene encoding uncharacterized protein isoform X2; the protein is MGCGISRFDITKEGDASQLYTQLSLVHRPNDRAIIHSHLVSKKPLPNKREEHAKGEGIHNKKVNPEEKGIKQREKEEAFVDKQGFEDDVYDRDDDISYTRSPSFRVYCIPSQSDDGNNECDCNIEEIKDDQQRSSIGRGKTNGKGEEKKDFQDPYISKYIPLLMLAALRKKAFLVVHARTNTEMCFFFSII
- the LOC107897300 gene encoding NAC domain-containing protein 83 → MESQNFVANGGVKMPIGFRFHPTDEELVVHYLKRKALCLPLPASVIPEFDVFQTIPWSMPGDMKESKYFFSTRHDSFINNKCKRAAGSGYWKPIGKEKPILASGTNQVVGMRRAFIFCQRKCSNGTQTRWLLHQYRLVDSMPTLDSTQISRSEMCGPDWLVFRVFQRKRSRRGKKHEVVSHKSETSSAMNMPSCIDFTVEDSSVFGPPPQPTSPSSTEITEVSSHGLDQEESSAFITSYYSNGCMRNR